Part of the Kangiella geojedonensis genome is shown below.
TTGGTTTTAGCCAGTTTTGCAGGGCAAGGAAGGGCTTGCGTTCATCCTAATGATATTTATTACTGGGCTGATATGCGTGACGCGCAGCATTATCAGTTTGATGAAGCCTTAAACTGCGATGATTTACCGCTAGAAACCCTAGAGACCACGCTAGTGTCGTTGGGCAGAATCGGTGGTGAAGAAACCGTAGGCAAAATCACGCCATACTTGCAGCACGATAACTCTCAGATTCGTTATGCAGCTGCCTTTGCCTTGGAAGTTGCCAAAGTCCCTAGTGCTGGCAGTGCAATTGTTAAAGCCTTAAACACCGAACAAGATCCGGATGTTCAGTATCGCTTGGCCTTATCGCTGGGCAATATGGCATATGTTCCTCCTAGTAAAGCTGACCCAGGCGCACAACAAGTGTTAACGCAGATAATCAACCACGATGATTCTACACAAAAGATCCGTGGCGCGATTCATGGCTTAATGATCTTAGCGACCTTCTACAGAGATCAAATCAAGAGCTTTGACCATGAGGGTGCAGCCCTTGATATTCAGCGAATACTGACGTTTCTTAGAAACCAGGAGACACAACTAGAGACGAGTTACCTGCTAGCTCGTACGTCGCTACTGGATAGTGACAATCTGCCTGAGTTTTTAGAAGCGTTGCCTGACTTAGCGCCTACAGCAAAAGCGAATCTTATTCGTGCCTTAGCTACAACCAAGCAACGTCAAATACTACCGACATTAATACAGCACCTAGATAGTGAACATATTGGCGTGCGAGTTAATGCGATTCGAAGTTTAGCGAACTTCCCTAGTAATCCTGTGGCATCTGCTACCGTATTGCAGGCGCTGGCTTACGACGATGTGATTAGCCAAGTGACGGCGCTAAAAACCATTAAAAAGGATTGGTTACAAAGTTCTGAGTTGCTTGAAAACGTTAAAGCTAAACTACAGCACAGCAATAGTTGGATTCAGTCAGAAGCTATGCAAGCCCTAATTCGTGCTGACAAAGGCTCTGAAAAACTGGCCGAACAATGGCTAGAAAGCAAAGACCCGAACCACCAGCGTGCGTCGATAGCGTATTTTGTACAACAAAAACAAACTGAGCGACTTAAAGCGTTGGCAAAGAGTGAGCAGGCAATTATAGCTAACGGTGCCAAGAAGGCGTTAACCCCAGAGCCTGAAACGGCCAATGAGGCCAGCAAAACCGACGATGCACTACCCCAGCTTCCTGCTATTGTTGAGTTGGAAACCACTAAGGGCATCATTACGATTGAACTGTTTGCTGATACCCCATACACATCGGCTAACTTTATTGAGCTCATCGATAACGGTTTTTATAACGACACTTACTTTCACCGTGTCATTCCAAACTTTGTTGTCCAAGGCGGCAGTAAGGTTGGAGACGGTACCGGAAATGTGGACTATAGTATCCGAGAAGAACTCTCTTACCGTTCACACCTACCGGGCACCGTAGGAATGGCGACCCTAGGTAAAGACACGGGTGGTGCGCAATTCTTTATTAACACAGCCCCAAACATACACCTCGATAGTAATTACACCATTTTCGGTAAAGTTATTGATGGTATGGGCGTTGCCATTAAGCTTGAGCAGAACGATAAAGTGATTAAAGCCAAAACCTTAACCCGTAAATAGACGCCAGTTATAAAAACATCTCCATCACGATGTCGCAGCGATGATAGTCGACTCGCGACTCGTGATTGATGAACTCTTTAAAGCCTAGGCTTTGATAGAGCTTCATGGCCGGTTTCAGCTTTCGGTTTGATTCTAGGAAGAGCCGTTTACAGCCACGATTTTTGGCTTCTTCAATAATCGCTAAAGCTAGTTGTTTACCGACTCCAGTGCCCTGACTGCCTTCTAAAACCCCCATTTTCGATAGTTCGTACTCGTCGTCTGCCCATTTTTTTAGGGCGCAGGCGGCAATAATCTGACCATTTTTGGTATTTTGTGCGAAGAGAATTTGCCCACCCGTATCGATGAGGTATTTCTTAGGATCGTTGAGAACGCGCTGATCTTCTTCTTCAACTTCAAAATACTTCTCTATCCACGCTTGGTTGATAACTTTAAAGTCCTCAGCTAACTCTGGCGTAAAAGGAATGATGTCGATAGTGGGTTTGGTCATAGTTATGGATCTCGAAATATCAAACGGCTATGCTAAGATGCAGTCAGTAAATCATAATTAAAGAGAACAAAGAATGGAACTGTTTACGATAGAAAACCTATTCACGCTGGGTATGTTAATTGTGCTTCAAGCGGTTTTAGGCTTCGATAACTTGCTTTACATCTCCCTAGAGTCAAAACGTGCACCACTAGAGCAGCAGAAAAAAGTTCGTTGGTTCGGTATCGGCTTAGCCGTAATCCTGCGTATCGTTTTATTGTTCTTACTGGTGAAGTTACTGGACTATGTCAAAGACACCCTGTTTACCATTAACTGGGAAGGGGTGGTGACTGGAACCTTTAATCTCGAAAGCATTATTGTCTTATTTGGTGGTGTTTTTATTATGTACACCGCGGTTAAAGAAATTTGGCACATGATGGCGCTGGAAGTTGGCGACGGCAAGGAGCGTAAACCTCAGTCTGCGGGCAAGGTTATCTTCCTTATCGTGCTCATGAACTTGGTCTTCTCATTCGACTCGATCTTAAGCGCCATGGCGTTAACCGATAACTTCTGGATTATGGCCATTGCGATTATCTTAAGTGGTATTGCCATGATTTGGTTGGCGGATACCGTATCAGCGTTCTTGCAAAAGAACCGTATGTTTGAAGTATTAGGCTTATTCATCTTATTGGTAGTGGGCATTATGCTACTCGCTGACGGTGGCCATAAATCTGAGTTACACTTCTTTGGTTACCCGATTGAGCCAATGAACAAAGCGACCTTCTACTTTGTGATTGCTGTGATGGTATTGAGCGACATTGTTCAATCCAAGTACCAAAAGAACCTGATGAAGAAAAAAGAAGCCGCGGCGAAAGCTGAGCAAGAAGCTCAAGAAGATATTCTGTAGTTAGCGGTGGACTAATACAGTTTAATGATTAAAGTCGTAATCGTTATATTATCGGCACTAGTTTGCTTTAGTTGTTCTGAACTAAAGCAAACTCAGAACCTGGATATTGAGGCGATCATTGAGCAACCCTCTGAATACAATGATGCAACGCTTAATATAAAAGGCCAGTTTTTCACACGAGAAGACGGCAGTAGCATTTTATATCAAGGTGACGGCGTCGATTATTTGGATGTTGTGTTTGACTCAAAAGAAGCTGCAAAGCAAATACAGGGTCAAGGCTATAATGACCAATGCGTTATCGCTTCAGGCGTGTTTATGAGGTATGGCAATGACTTTATAGGAGCTGGGAAGCTGGCAGGAGACTATGGTTTATTCAAAGTGTCAGACATCAGACCTTGTTAAGTAAGTATCAATAATAAAAAGCCCGCTTAGTAGCGGGCTTTTTATTGCAATGATTTAAAATCAAAGCATCGGCTTTAGGTATTTACCGGTGTAGCTGCCTTTTTCTTTAGCGACGTCTTCTGGCGTTCCGGTGGCGATAATTTGTCCACCTTTACTACCACCTTCTGGACCTAAATCGACAATCCAGTCGGCTGTTTTAATGACGTCTAGGTTATGTTCGATGACGACCACGGTGTTACCATGATCACGTAGGCGATGCAGAACTTTGAGTAACTGGTTAACGTCGTGGAAATGCAAACCTGTGGTTGGTTCGTCGAGGATGTACAGGGTTTGGCCTGTGTCGCGTTTTGATAGTTCGCGAGAAAGTTTAACACGCTGTGCTTCACCGCCGGAAAGAGTCGTCGCGGCTTGGCCGAGTTTGATGTACGACAGACCAACATCCATTAGGGTTTGCAGTTTACGCGCAACTGCTGGAATGGCGTCGAAGAACTCACGTGCGTCTTCGACAGTCAGCTCCAAAACTTCATGAATGTTTTTGCCTTTGTATAAGACTTCTAAGGTTTCACGGTTGTAGCGTTTGCCTTTACACACATCACAAGCAACATACACATCGGGCAAGAAGTGCATCTCGACTTTAATCACGCCATCGCCTTGGCAGGCTTCGCAGCGTCCACCTTTGACGTTAAAACTGAAACGGCCAGGTTTATAACCACGAGCGCGTGACTCTTGGGTGCCTGAGAAGAGTTCACGAATCGGTGTAAAGATACCCGTGTAAGTCGCAGGGTTAGAGCGTGGCGTACGACCAATTGGACTTTGGTCAATATCGACGACTTTATCGATATGGTCTAGGCCATCAATCGAGTCGTATGCTTTCGGCTGTAGACTCGATTTATTGATTTTTCGGGCGACGATAGGGTAGAGCGTGTCGTTGATCAGGGTTGATTTACCCGAACCTGACACCCCGGTAATACAAGTTAATAAGCCTACCGGTAAGTCAAGGCTGACTTGGTTTAAGTTGTTGCCGGTCGCGCCTTTGAGCGAGATAAATTTCTTACTATCTGCTTTTGTCCGCTCTTTGGGAACTTCAATTTTTAACTCACCCGTTAAATATTGAGCGGTTAATGAATCTTTTTTCTTTAGGATATCATCGAGTTGACCCGCTGCCACGACTTCACCGCCGTGAACACCCGCTCCAGGGCCAATATCGACCACATAGTCTGCGGCTCTAATGGCGTCTTCATCGTGCTCAACCACGATCACTGTATTGCCTAAGTCTCGCAGATGAACCAATGTTTTTAGCAGTCGATCATTATCGCGCTGGTGTAAACCAATCGATGGTTCATCCAGAATGTACATCACGCCTACAAGCCCTGCACCAATCTGGCTGGCGAGGCGAATACGTTGGGCTTCACCGCCTGAAAGCGTGTCGGCACTTCGCTCAAGCGTTAAATAGTCGAGGCCAACATTGACCAAGAAACCTAAACGCTCACAGATTTCTTTTAAAACTTTTGAGGCAATTGCCCCACGCTGACCCGGTAAGTCCAGTTTATTAAAGTAGCTATAGCTATCTTCAATTGACCAGCGGGTAATGTCCGGCAAGGAAGTGCCTTCGATAAAGACGTTACGCGAGCTTTCGTTTAAGCGAGTGGCGTTACAGCTCGAGCAACTTTGCGTGGTCATGTACTTCTGCAATTCTTCACGAACCGCGCTCGATTCCGTTTCGTGATAACGACGCTGCATGTTCGGGATAATACCTTCGAAACGGTGCTTGCGTTGATAGTTATCACCGCGATCGTTGCTGTACTCGAAGTTAATTTGGGTCGTGCCGCTGCCGTGTAAAATAACCTTCTGGGTTTTCTTATCGAGACTGCTCCATGGCGCTTCGATGTCGAACTTATAGTGCTTAGCCAAGGACTGTAGCATGTGGAAGTAATACACATTGCGACGATCCCAGCCACGGATCGCTCCGCCCGCTAACGAAATATCTTCGTTGGTGATGATTTTGTCAGGATCAAAGAATTGATCAACGCCCAAGCCATCACAGGTCGGGCAAGCGCCCGCAGGGTTGTTGAAAGAGAAAATACGCGGCTCAAGTTCTTGAATCGAATGACCACAATTTGGGCAAGCGTATTTCGCCGAGAAGACCATTTCATCGGAGTCATCGCCTGAATTATCCATCGCCGCCACGCGAGCGATACCATCCGAAAGCTCAAGTGCGGTTTCGAATGATTCTGCTAAACGCTGTTGCAAATCTGGCTTGACTTTAAAGCGGTCAACGATGACTTCAATAGTGTGCTTTTTGCGCAGTTCCAGTGTTGGCGGGCTGGCTAATTCATGGACTTCGCCATTGATGCGAGCACGCACAAAGCCTTTGGCTTGGAGCTCTTGCATCAGTTGAATATGCTCGCCCTTACGGTTTTGAACCACTGGCGCCAATAACATCAGCTTTTCGCCTGCTTCACGCTCCAGGACCAAATCCACCATCTGGCTGATGGTTTGCGCTTGAAGCGGTAGTTGGTGCTCTGGACAGTGTGGCGTCCCCACACGAGCAAACAATAGTCTCAGGTAATCATAAATTTCTGTGATGGTACCGACGGTTGATCGAGGGTTGTGTGAGGTTGATTTCTGCTCGATCGATATCGCTGGCGATAATCCCTCAATGTGCTCGACATCAGGTTTTTCCATCAAAGACAGAAACTGGCGTGCATAAGCAGAAAGAGACTCAACGTAACGACGCTGACCTTCGGCATACAGGGTATCAAAGGCAAGTGAAGACTTACCTGAGCCAGAAAGACCGGTGATCACTATCAGCTTGTCACGTGGAAGGGTTATATCAATGTTCTTGAGGTTGTGGGTTTTTGCACCGCGGACGTCTATGGTATCCATCAAGCTCCTACTGCTTTACATTCAGTTGTTGTCGCATTTCGTTGTTTATACTGCGTATGATATGAGTATCACAGCTGTTAAACCTATTGTGCGCTGTCGGGCGTGAAATAAATATCAGCACACGCTGATAAGCCCTAATGATAAAAGAAAATAAATTTGGTCTTTACGCCATAAAATGCGAGAATCACAAACCGTTAACTATAGCGTGAAATGAGGCCTTGCGAAAAGCCTTTTAGAGATTATTAACTGAATCCACTATGAAGTCTTCACCTTTAACTCCTGTTGAGCGTCGTTCCGCGATTTCCCTAGCCAGTATCTTTGCCCTGCGTATGTTGGGGTTGTTTATGCTATTACCTGTTATTCGTATTTTAGGGGAAGATTTAGAGGGCGCGACCTTGCCATTGTTGGGGCTTGCGCTAGGTATTTATGGGTTATCGCAAGCGATTCTCCAGTTACCGCTAGGGCTACTGTCTGACAAGATAGGCCGTAAGCCTGTGATCTATGGTGGCTTGTTGGTATTTATTGCTGGTAGTTTGGTGGCGGGCTTCTCGGACACCATCTGGGGGCTAATCGCTGGCCGTGCGCTACAAGGCGCTGGCGCGATAGCGAGCGCTGTGATGGCGTTAGCGGCAGACTTGAGCCGTCCCGAACAACGTTCGAAAGTCATGGCCATGATTGGTGGTAGTATTGGCCTGGCTTTTGCTATTTCCTTGATCTTAGGGCCTATTTTAAGTGAGTGGTTGTCGTTACAGGGCTTGTTCTTTGTCATTGCCGCTTTGGCTTTTGGCGCTTTAGTCGTCGCCATGACGCTAGTGCCTCGTGGCGAACAAGCGAGCAAGGTTCATCTGAATTTAAGTTTCGGCGAGCGCTGGCGACATGTCACGGCGAAAGGGCGTATCTTCGTACTTGCATTGGCCGTTTTCGTGATTCACTGGTCACTAGTTGCCGTGTTCATGATTGTGCCGGAGAAGTTGGAGCAGAGCGGTTACGAGCTGGCGCAGCATTCGTGGATTTACTTAACGGTCTTAGTATTATCGATCGCCTTGATGGTGCCGATGATGCTTGGAGCGGAGCGTAAGAAAATGCATCGCCAGATTATGCAGCTAGCGTTTGCGGTGATTGTCTTAGCCTTAGCGAGCTTATTTACCGGTTTTACACATATCGCCTTTTGGTTAGTGGTGCTGACATTATTTTTTGCAGGCTTTAATTTGCTGGAAGCAAAGCTTCCGTCCACTGTGTCGAACCTTTTTGGCTCGCAATATCGTGGAACCGCTCTTGGCGTCTTTAGCACCAGCCAGTTTTTAGGCGCTTTTCTAGGCGGAAGCGTGACTGGCTATCTGCTCCCTAAACTCGGAGTTGATGGGATTTTGACCATGAATATTGTGTTGGCTGTGATGGCGGGAGTTGCTTTAACCTTTTTGGGTCAGCTACCCGAAATTGAGGAAGTTATCGTCAAGTTGGATACTAATGATGAAAATTCGAGCAAGAATGTCCAATTATTGGCATTAAAAATGCCAGGAGTGCTCGAAGCGATTGCGAATGACGGTGAAGGCAAGGTATATTTACAAGTTGATAAATCTAAAGTCCAGCAAAAGGATTTGTTGTCGTTAGGGACTGTCGAGCGTTAATAAGTGGCAGCCCCCGTAGCCAAAATGAAGGCTAATTGTTAAAGAATTTATAAAGATAGGAGTATTACATGGCCAGTCGTGGCGTAAATAAAGTTATTTTAGTTGGTAATCTTGGTAAAGATCCTGAAATTCGCTATACAGCGGATGGGCGTGCAATCGCAAATATTACGGTTGCAACCTCTGAAACATGGAAAGATAAAAGTTCAGGCCAACAGCAAGAAAAGACGGAATGGCACCGAGTGGTGATTTTTGGCAAATTAGCTGAAATTGCCGGTGAATACCTACGAAAAGGCTCGCAAGTTTACTTCGAAGGTAAACTACAAACGCGTAAATGGCAGGATCAGTCAGGCCAAGACAAGTACACCACTGAAGTTGTGGTTGATATTAATGGCCAGATGCAGATGTTAGGTGGCCGTAGCGGCGGTGGTGGTGATACATCATTCGGTGGTCAGCAACAGCAGAAGCCTCAAAACCAACAGCCACAACCAGCTCCAGCGATGGATGATGATTTTGACGATGATATTCCGTTCTAAAGAAACGTCATTTAATACCATATTCTCACGATAGAATTAATATAAGTAAGATCAGCTTGAGTTAAGGAGACAATAATGAGCTATCAAGATATTCGAGAACAAGATTCAGCGGTCAGCCGTTCTGGTTTAGGTGATCGTGCAAAATTTATCACTAAGACCTACAACCATTTACTTGGCGCAATTTTTGCTTTTGTCGCCATTAGTTTCTATTTCTATCAGTCTGGTATTTCTCAGGCTATCGCGCAGTGGGTATTCTCGTTCGGCGCAGGTTGGATGGTGCTTTTGGGTGGTTTTATCGCAGCCAGCTGGGCAGCGACACACTTAGCGCATACGTCTCAATCTAAAGCCACTCAGTATTCCAGCTTGGTTGGTTTTATTATTGCGGAAGCGATTATTTTTGCTCCAATGTTGTTAATCGCAGCGAATTACGCCAGTAGCGTTATCCAAAGTGCCGCAACAGTGACTTTGGTTGGCTTTGGTATTTTGACGGCTATCGTGTTCTACACACGCAAAGACTTTTCATTCTTACGCGGTATCTTAATGTGGGCGGGCGGTTTAGCGCTATTGGCTATTGGCGCAGCGTTCATTTTCGGCTTTCAACTAGGTACTTGGTTTAGCGTAGGTATGATTGGCTTGGCGGGTGCAGCAATCCTTTATGATACGTCAAACGTTCTACATCATTACCCAGAAGACCGTTATGTTGGTGCAGCGCTTCAGTTGTTTGCCAGTGTCGCGATGATGTTTTGGTATGTACTTCGCTTGTTCATGTCAGGCGATGAATAATTACTGATAGGTTAAAAAAAGCGGCTGTTGAGCCGCTTTTTTATTGCCTCGAATTTACTCAGAGGAACTATCTTTTCCTTCTCGGCTAATTTCCTCTAACTTACTCTCTAAATACTCAGCCATCTGCTCTTCTCGAGCTTTAAGCTTTTCATAACTGTGTTTGAGTTCTTCTTCAATCTCAGCGTTATCGGCGTTCTTAATGGCTTCTTTAGCTTGCTCCATTCGCTCAATGAGTTCTTGATGTTGCTTCTTCATTTCATCAAGCTTGCCTGCCTTGTCTGCTTTATCAAAGATCACGTCTTCTGGCTTATCAGCGTGTTTTCTGACCTGGTTGTTCCGTTCTTTGGGAATAAACGTTTGCTCATTAACTTGTCGTTGGTTCATAAAGGTTGGTGAGACAATTTCGATGCCTGCTTTGTGGAGGGCATCGAGTACACATCTATTCAAAGCAGAGCGTGAAGACAGGGTTGTCTTCAAGTCTTTGGCTAAGCCATGAACTTTATATACCACGGAGTAATCACCTAAACTATCGATATAGACGAAGGGCTTATCCAGCTCAGCGTCTTCAGCCGCGTTTAGTAACAAAGGCTCAATGACGGTATGATCAACGTCATAACCCAGTGATAGTTGGGTAGAAATGATAGTGCCGTCACTGTGCATTACGGTGACAGGGTTTGTTGCTAGAAAAAGATTCGGTAAGGTAATTAAATCGCGGTCAATACTTTGCAACTCAGTGTGCAACAGACCGCGTCCAGAGACCCTTCCAAACATATCTTTAACTTCGATGAAGTCCCCTGTTTTAAAATTTCGGACGGATCTTAGCCAAATTCCCGCCATAATATTGCCTAAAAATGTGGCTGAGCTGAGGGCGATAGAAGCCGAAAGGACAATTCCTATTAAAGAGATGATTTGATTCTTGATACTGTCTTTTATGGGTAATGCGATGACGAAAATGATGATCAACAATAGTATAAAAAGAATATTGGTTATCTGTTTTTGTAGAACAAGATTACTTCTTTTTTTTTCGCTAAGGCTGAAAGCTTTTTGCAGGCCTTGGTATAAGATAAACCCTATCGATAAAACCACTATAGGCCATAAAATACCCGAGAAATTAAAGTCGAACGAATCTAGCATGGTGAAATCCTTGAGTAATAACTCTCTCAATCATAGAGAATTGCAGAAATCATGCAACCAAGAGCATCTTGATGAATAATGATACGGGTTGATTGACTAACATTATCAACAGGTTTTAAAAATTCGTGTAAGCCACTTTAACGATTACAAGAGATGGAAAAAAGGGCGCTTGAAAGCGCCCTTTGGAATCTAAGAACTTAATTAAAGTCTTAGAATACGTACTGGAAACGAACCGCAATTGCGTTGCCGTCTTTATCAACGTTACCTTCAGTCATGTCACCCATAACGTAGTTAACGCCTACACGCACAGCCTTGCTTGCGTAGTAGTTTAAGCCAAGAGTGAAAGCATCAGCTTCGTCAGAACCTGGCTCATAGTGGCTGAAACGACCAAACATTTCCCAAGCTCCGTTCTCGCCTTTAGGCGATACGCGCTTGAACTTACCTTTGCTGTAAGGACGTGATTCGCCAGTTAACACATAACCGAACTGAGCGTAGTAACCTGAGATGTCAGTATCTGCGTTGATGCCACCGTCTACTTCTGCATCGAAGTATTCAGCTTGTGCGTGGAAAGGACCAGCAGCATAAGCAACTTCGAAGTTGTAAGCTGTGATGCTTTCGCCAACAATAGTACCTGAACCAACTTTTTCGTCTGCAGTGTGAATCTCTAGGCGCTGATCAGCGTCTTTGTATTCGTTACCTGCTAAGCGGCTCTGGCGGAACCCGAAACCTAAGTGGAAGACTTCATCTTTAGTCACCATTGGAGCGAAAGTCATACGACCGGTAACGCCTGTAGCAATATTGTTGCCTTCTTCACCGTGGTCATAAACGCCAACCATCCACGTGAACTCATTGCTAAATGAGCCTAACGATGCACCGTAGTTTTTGCCTGGAGCAAGTGCGTTGGTGATCATGGTACGCTCGATTGCTGTAATATCTTTAGAAGACGTTTGCTCTTCTAGGCCGAACGGCTCTTTATGCTTACCAAGAACAAGTTCAAGGTCATCCCAGCCGTTGTACTGGATGTAAGCGTCGCCTAAAGCTGTATCGCCGTCATCTTTGAAGTCGCCCTGAACTTTAGCTTCCCAGTCACCGAACTCACCGCTCACGTAGATACGCGCACGACGTAATTCTGAGTCAGAACCTGAGCCAGTGTTACCTGTAAATGCTTCGTCATCGAACCAGTCGATGTCATACATTAAACGACCGCCAACTTTAATGCTTACGTCGTCAGTCTTGAATTTTGCGCCGCCACCAGCTTTAGTTTTTACTTCAGTTTCTGCGAAAGCTGGAGTAGAGA
Proteins encoded:
- a CDS encoding peptidylprolyl isomerase — its product is MKHGYLLVMGLVLASFAGQGRACVHPNDIYYWADMRDAQHYQFDEALNCDDLPLETLETTLVSLGRIGGEETVGKITPYLQHDNSQIRYAAAFALEVAKVPSAGSAIVKALNTEQDPDVQYRLALSLGNMAYVPPSKADPGAQQVLTQIINHDDSTQKIRGAIHGLMILATFYRDQIKSFDHEGAALDIQRILTFLRNQETQLETSYLLARTSLLDSDNLPEFLEALPDLAPTAKANLIRALATTKQRQILPTLIQHLDSEHIGVRVNAIRSLANFPSNPVASATVLQALAYDDVISQVTALKTIKKDWLQSSELLENVKAKLQHSNSWIQSEAMQALIRADKGSEKLAEQWLESKDPNHQRASIAYFVQQKQTERLKALAKSEQAIIANGAKKALTPEPETANEASKTDDALPQLPAIVELETTKGIITIELFADTPYTSANFIELIDNGFYNDTYFHRVIPNFVVQGGSKVGDGTGNVDYSIREELSYRSHLPGTVGMATLGKDTGGAQFFINTAPNIHLDSNYTIFGKVIDGMGVAIKLEQNDKVIKAKTLTRK
- a CDS encoding GNAT family N-acetyltransferase translates to MTKPTIDIIPFTPELAEDFKVINQAWIEKYFEVEEEDQRVLNDPKKYLIDTGGQILFAQNTKNGQIIAACALKKWADDEYELSKMGVLEGSQGTGVGKQLALAIIEEAKNRGCKRLFLESNRKLKPAMKLYQSLGFKEFINHESRVDYHRCDIVMEMFL
- a CDS encoding TerC family protein, whose product is MELFTIENLFTLGMLIVLQAVLGFDNLLYISLESKRAPLEQQKKVRWFGIGLAVILRIVLLFLLVKLLDYVKDTLFTINWEGVVTGTFNLESIIVLFGGVFIMYTAVKEIWHMMALEVGDGKERKPQSAGKVIFLIVLMNLVFSFDSILSAMALTDNFWIMAIAIILSGIAMIWLADTVSAFLQKNRMFEVLGLFILLVVGIMLLADGGHKSELHFFGYPIEPMNKATFYFVIAVMVLSDIVQSKYQKNLMKKKEAAAKAEQEAQEDIL
- the uvrA gene encoding excinuclease ABC subunit UvrA — translated: MDTIDVRGAKTHNLKNIDITLPRDKLIVITGLSGSGKSSLAFDTLYAEGQRRYVESLSAYARQFLSLMEKPDVEHIEGLSPAISIEQKSTSHNPRSTVGTITEIYDYLRLLFARVGTPHCPEHQLPLQAQTISQMVDLVLEREAGEKLMLLAPVVQNRKGEHIQLMQELQAKGFVRARINGEVHELASPPTLELRKKHTIEVIVDRFKVKPDLQQRLAESFETALELSDGIARVAAMDNSGDDSDEMVFSAKYACPNCGHSIQELEPRIFSFNNPAGACPTCDGLGVDQFFDPDKIITNEDISLAGGAIRGWDRRNVYYFHMLQSLAKHYKFDIEAPWSSLDKKTQKVILHGSGTTQINFEYSNDRGDNYQRKHRFEGIIPNMQRRYHETESSAVREELQKYMTTQSCSSCNATRLNESSRNVFIEGTSLPDITRWSIEDSYSYFNKLDLPGQRGAIASKVLKEICERLGFLVNVGLDYLTLERSADTLSGGEAQRIRLASQIGAGLVGVMYILDEPSIGLHQRDNDRLLKTLVHLRDLGNTVIVVEHDEDAIRAADYVVDIGPGAGVHGGEVVAAGQLDDILKKKDSLTAQYLTGELKIEVPKERTKADSKKFISLKGATGNNLNQVSLDLPVGLLTCITGVSGSGKSTLINDTLYPIVARKINKSSLQPKAYDSIDGLDHIDKVVDIDQSPIGRTPRSNPATYTGIFTPIRELFSGTQESRARGYKPGRFSFNVKGGRCEACQGDGVIKVEMHFLPDVYVACDVCKGKRYNRETLEVLYKGKNIHEVLELTVEDAREFFDAIPAVARKLQTLMDVGLSYIKLGQAATTLSGGEAQRVKLSRELSKRDTGQTLYILDEPTTGLHFHDVNQLLKVLHRLRDHGNTVVVIEHNLDVIKTADWIVDLGPEGGSKGGQIIATGTPEDVAKEKGSYTGKYLKPML
- a CDS encoding MFS transporter produces the protein MKSSPLTPVERRSAISLASIFALRMLGLFMLLPVIRILGEDLEGATLPLLGLALGIYGLSQAILQLPLGLLSDKIGRKPVIYGGLLVFIAGSLVAGFSDTIWGLIAGRALQGAGAIASAVMALAADLSRPEQRSKVMAMIGGSIGLAFAISLILGPILSEWLSLQGLFFVIAALAFGALVVAMTLVPRGEQASKVHLNLSFGERWRHVTAKGRIFVLALAVFVIHWSLVAVFMIVPEKLEQSGYELAQHSWIYLTVLVLSIALMVPMMLGAERKKMHRQIMQLAFAVIVLALASLFTGFTHIAFWLVVLTLFFAGFNLLEAKLPSTVSNLFGSQYRGTALGVFSTSQFLGAFLGGSVTGYLLPKLGVDGILTMNIVLAVMAGVALTFLGQLPEIEEVIVKLDTNDENSSKNVQLLALKMPGVLEAIANDGEGKVYLQVDKSKVQQKDLLSLGTVER
- the ssb gene encoding single-stranded DNA-binding protein, translating into MASRGVNKVILVGNLGKDPEIRYTADGRAIANITVATSETWKDKSSGQQQEKTEWHRVVIFGKLAEIAGEYLRKGSQVYFEGKLQTRKWQDQSGQDKYTTEVVVDINGQMQMLGGRSGGGGDTSFGGQQQQKPQNQQPQPAPAMDDDFDDDIPF
- a CDS encoding Bax inhibitor-1/YccA family protein; the encoded protein is MSYQDIREQDSAVSRSGLGDRAKFITKTYNHLLGAIFAFVAISFYFYQSGISQAIAQWVFSFGAGWMVLLGGFIAASWAATHLAHTSQSKATQYSSLVGFIIAEAIIFAPMLLIAANYASSVIQSAATVTLVGFGILTAIVFYTRKDFSFLRGILMWAGGLALLAIGAAFIFGFQLGTWFSVGMIGLAGAAILYDTSNVLHHYPEDRYVGAALQLFASVAMMFWYVLRLFMSGDE
- a CDS encoding mechanosensitive ion channel family protein is translated as MLDSFDFNFSGILWPIVVLSIGFILYQGLQKAFSLSEKKRSNLVLQKQITNILFILLLIIIFVIALPIKDSIKNQIISLIGIVLSASIALSSATFLGNIMAGIWLRSVRNFKTGDFIEVKDMFGRVSGRGLLHTELQSIDRDLITLPNLFLATNPVTVMHSDGTIISTQLSLGYDVDHTVIEPLLLNAAEDAELDKPFVYIDSLGDYSVVYKVHGLAKDLKTTLSSRSALNRCVLDALHKAGIEIVSPTFMNQRQVNEQTFIPKERNNQVRKHADKPEDVIFDKADKAGKLDEMKKQHQELIERMEQAKEAIKNADNAEIEEELKHSYEKLKAREEQMAEYLESKLEEISREGKDSSSE
- a CDS encoding OprO/OprP family phosphate-selective porin → MKLKLLAVAVAAVISTPAFAETEVKTKAGGGAKFKTDDVSIKVGGRLMYDIDWFDDEAFTGNTGSGSDSELRRARIYVSGEFGDWEAKVQGDFKDDGDTALGDAYIQYNGWDDLELVLGKHKEPFGLEEQTSSKDITAIERTMITNALAPGKNYGASLGSFSNEFTWMVGVYDHGEEGNNIATGVTGRMTFAPMVTKDEVFHLGFGFRQSRLAGNEYKDADQRLEIHTADEKVGSGTIVGESITAYNFEVAYAAGPFHAQAEYFDAEVDGGINADTDISGYYAQFGYVLTGESRPYSKGKFKRVSPKGENGAWEMFGRFSHYEPGSDEADAFTLGLNYYASKAVRVGVNYVMGDMTEGNVDKDGNAIAVRFQYVF